GGCCGAGCCCGAGCGGGTCAACAACATCGTGTTCATGGGCATGGGCGAGCCGCTCGCCAACTACAAGCGCGTGATGAACGCGGTGCACCGCATGATCGCGCCGTCGCCCGAGGGCCTCGGCATGTCGGCGCGCGGCATCACGGTGTCGACGGTCGGCCTGGCGCCGGCGATCCGCAAGCTGGCCGACGAGGACATCCCCATCACCTTCGCGCTCTCGCTGCACGCGCCGGACGACGAGCTGCGCGACGATCTGATCCCGGTGAACAGCCGTTGGAAGGTCGAGGAGGTGCTCGACGCGGCCTACCACTACTACGAGACGACGGGCCGCCGCGTGTCGATCGAGTACGCGCTCATCAAGGACATGAACGACCACGCCTGGCGCGCCGACCTGCTGGCCGACAAGCTCAACGCCCGGGGCAGGGGCTGGGTGCACGTCAACCCGATCCCGCTCAACCCCACGCCGGGTTCCATCTGGACCTCGTCGACGCGCGAGGTCACCCGCGAGTTCGTCGACCGTCTCAACGCGGCGGGGATCCCGACCACCCTGCGCGACACCCGCGGCAAGGAGATCGACGGCGCCTGCGGGCAGCTCGTCGCGACGGAGCAGGACAAGGCAGAGGCCGCGGCGTTCGCCGAGGCCGGCTAGATCAGCGGCCCAGCGCCCGCGCGAGCAGTTCCACGTCGTCGGCGGTGTTCCAGAGATGGAACGCGATGCGCGCATTCCCGGCTCGACCCGAAGCCGTGATGCCGCCGGCGGTCAGCGCTGCGAGTGCGGTGCCGTCGGGGTCGGCCCAGGTCACGATGGCCGAATCGCCCGCGGGCAGATCCAGCACCTCGCGCGCCGCGTTCGCGAGCTCGAGGTCGTGCGCGTGCACGGCGCGCGGATCGAGCGCCGCCAGGGCTCCGAGCGCGGCCTCGGTGCCGCCGAGCGCCGGCCACGCCGGGGAGACGTCGAAGCGCCCCGCTCCGGCCGCGAGCGGCATGTGATCGGTGTAGCACGAACTCCAGACGTCGTCGGCCGAGTACCAGCCGGCGGCCAGCGGCACCAGCTGCTCGTCGAGCCCGGCTCGCACGGTGAGGAAGGCGGTGCCTCGCGGGGCGCACAGCCACTTGTAGGCATGGCAGACCGTGAAGTCGAACGGATCCGCCCCCACGGGCAGCCAGCCGAGCGACTGGGTGAGGTCGACGAGGGTGCGCGCCCCGACCTGTTCCGCCGCGGCTCTGATCGCCTCGGCATCCGCGACCTCGCCCGTCGCCGACTGCACGAGCGAGAAGGCCACGAGTGCGGTGTCCGTGCGCAGCTCCTCGGCGAGTCGCGAGACGGGCGCATATCGCACGCGCACGCCGCGATGGGCGAGCTGCTCGAGCGGATGTGCCAGGGATGCGAAGTCGCCGGCGGCGCACAGCACCTCGGCGCCGTCGGGCACCGAGCTCGCGACCACGGAGACGAGCTGCGAGGCCTGCGAGCCGAGCGCGACCCGGTCGACGGCGACGCCGGCGAGACGGGCGTAGTGCTCGCGGCACCGCTCCGCCTGCCCGCCGAGCGCGCGGGCGTCCGCGCGGCCGGCCGCCCAGTCGTCGATGAATCCGCGCATCGCCGCGGCGGTTGCCGCCGTCGGCAGGCCCGCCGTGCACGCCGAGAGGTAGCCGGGCGGGGCTGAGAAGCCGAGCTCGGCGATGGGCAGGGGTGCCGGCTGCGCGGCGGATCGGGAGTCGGCCGGGGACTGCGCTGCGGAGGCGGTGTTCATGAGGCCAGGTTAGGAGACCCCCATGCATAATGAAACAGAATCATTCTTATATTTTGCTTCGCTTCCGGTTATGTCCGGCGTACAATCGAGGCCATGAGCACCCAGCGAACCGCCGATCCGCTCGGCTCGATCGACTCCACCGAGCTGCGCATTCTGCATGCCCTCGCGACCACTGGCTCCCTGACCGCCGCCGCCGTGAGCCTGGGGCTGAGCCAGCCCGCGGTGAGTCAGCGCATCAAGCGCGTCGAGACACGGCTCGCCGTGCCGCTGATCGAACGCAGCGGACGCGGGATCCGGCTGACGCCCGCCGGTCGGATCCTCGCCGACCACGGACGCACGGTCGTCGCCGAGATCGATGCGGCGCTCGCGGCGATCGACGACCTGCGCGGCGAGCGCGCGGGCACGCTGCGCATGGTGGGCTTCCCGAGTGCGAGCGCGACCCTCGTGCCGGCGCTCATGCGCGGGCTCGCCGTGGACGCCCCCGACGTGGCGCTGCAGTACCGCGAAGCCGAGCCTCCGGCGGCGACCGCGATGCTGCGCGACGGCGAGGTCGACTGCGCGCTCATCTTCGACTACGAAGGGGCGGCCGAACTGCCCGCGGGCAGCGCCTTTCTGCCGCTGTGGCGCGAGGAGGTGCGGCTCGTCGTCTCGGATGACCGGGCGAGCGGCGAGGCCGCGGTGAAGCTCGGCGAGTTCTCGGCCGACCACTGGATCGCCGGCTGCGAGAAGTGCCGGGGCCACCTGCTCAGCGCGGCGGGGGAGGCCGGATTCGAGCCCGACATCATCCAGGAGACCGACAACGTTCCCGCGATGCTCGCGATGGCGGCCGCGGGCGGCGCGGTCGCGCTCGTACCGGGACTCGCGCTCGCCGCGGCGCGCACGTTGCCCGACGACGCCGTCGCCCTTCCGCTCGATCCGCCTCGCTACCGCACGATCGGGCTCGTCTCGATGGCGACGGCGAACGAGAGCCCGCAGGTGCGTCTCGCCAAGCGGCTGCTCGCGGGCGTCGACGGATCGTGCTGGGGGCTGGAGCCGGTCGCGTGAGCGGCACGGCCGGGCCTGGCGCGCGAGCCGAGGAGCGCGCGGCGCGGGGACGGGAGTCGGTGGACGCGGTGCTGGATCCGGACCGGCGCTCCCTGGTACAGCGGCGCACGGTCCTCGTGCTGTCCGCAGGCACCGTGCTCTCGGGCTTCGGAACGGGCGCCTCGCTGTCGGTCGGTGCGCTGGTGCTCGCCGAGCTCAGCGGCAACGAGGCCATCTCGGGGCTCTCATCTGCCCTGTTCAACGCCGGGGCGGCCGTCGCCGGGATCCCCCTCGCCCGCATCGCCGCGAGGCGCGGCCGCCGTGCCGCGCTCGTCACGGGCAGCGGCATCGCAGCGCTCGGCGCGCTGATCGCGATCATCGCCGGAGCGGTGCACGCCTGGCCCCTGTTCGCGGCGGGGGTCGCGCTGGTCGGTGTGAGCAGCGCGGTGTCGCTGCTGGCGCGGTTCGCGGCGACCGACCTCGCGCTGCCGAACGATCGCGCGCGCGATCTCTCGTTCGTGGTCTGGTCGATCACGATCGGCGCGGTCATCGGCCCGAACCTGATCACCCCCGGCGAGGCCGTCGGGCGGGCGCTCGGCATCCTGCCACTCGCCGGCGTCTTCCTCTTCGCACTGGCGGCCCAGGTGCTCGCGGCGCTCGTCAACTGGTTCGGGCTGCGACCCGACCCTTTGCTCGCGGCGCGGCTGCTGCCACCGGAGACCGCGAGCACCCCGGTGATCACCGCGTCGAGTTCGGGCGAGTCCGCGGAGGCGGGCGATGCCGTCGCCGCTGGAACGGACCGCGGCGCCGCGACCGGCGCGGGGAGCCCGCGGGCGAGGTGGCTCGTGATCGTCGGGATCGCGATGGCGCAGGCGATCATGGTCGCGCTGATGGCGATGACACCGCTGCACATCATGCACCACGAGGGGACCGCAGCGCTCGTCGGCATCACGATCAGCATGCACATCGCGGGCATGTACGCGCTGTCGCCGGTGTTCGGCACTCTCGCGAGCAGGTTCGGGCGTCCGCGGGTGCTCTGGCTCGGGTGGGCGCTGCTCGCCTGCGCCGTCGTGCTCTCGTACATCGCGGGCCCCTCCCAGATCCTCGTCCAGATCGCGCTCACGACACTTGGCCTCGGGTGGAGCGCCGTGACGGTAGCGGGAGCCGCGCTGCTCACCGAGCTGACGCCCTCGACCGTGCGGCCGAAGTGGCAGGGGAGATCCGACACCATCATGAGCGCCTCGGGCGCCGTGGCCGGGGTGCTGGCGGGCGTCGTCTTCGCGCTGGGCGACTTCGCGTTCCTCGCACTCGTCAGCGCGGTGTTCCTGGTGCTGGGTGCTCTGGCGACGCTGTGGGGGAGGCGCTGAGCGGCCCGAGCCGAGCGGCCTGGCATTAGAATGGAGCACGATGTCTACGAGCACCGTTCCCCAGTTCTCCACCGCCACCGGCAGCGACGTTCGCGTGCGCTTCTGCCCGTCCCCGACGGGTACCCCGCACGTGGGCATGGTGCGCACCGCCCTCTTCAACTGGGCCTACGCCCGGCACACGGGCGGCACCTTCGTCTTCCGCATCGAGGACACCGATGCCGCACGCGACAGCGAGGAGAGCTACGGGCAGATCCTCGATTCCCTGCGGTGGCTCGGCCTCGACTGGGACGAGGGCATCGACGTCGGCGGTCCCCACGGCCCCTACCGGCAGTCGCAGCGCGGTGAGATCTATCAGGACGTGATCGCGCGCCTCATCGAGGCCGGCTACCTCTACGAGAGCTACTCCACCGCCGATGAGATCGACGCCCGCAACGAGGCGGCGGGCCGCCCGAAGCAGCTCGGCTACGACAACCACGATCGTGATCTCACCGACGAGCAGCGCGAGGCCTTCCGCGCCGAGGGGCGTCAGCCCGCGCTGCGCTTCCGCGTGCCCGACACCGATCTCTCGTTCACCGACCTCGTGCGCGGCGACATCTCGTTCCCGGCAGGCTCGACCATCGACTTCGTCGTCGTGCGCCCCAACGGAGCCCCGCTCTACACGCTCGTGAACCCGGTCGACGATGCGCTCATGGGCATCACCCATGTGCTGCGCGGCGAGGACCTGCTGTCTTCGACGCCCCGCCAGATCGCGCTGCACAGCGCGCTCGTCGAGCTCGGCATCGAGCAGGCGATCCCGCAGTTCGGCCACCTGCCCTACGTGATGGGCGAGGGCAACAAGAAGCTCTCGAAGCGCGATCCCGAGTCGAATCTGCTCAACCACCGCTCGCGGGGCTTCATCCCCGAGGGGCTGCTCAACTACCTGTCGCTGCTCGGGTGGTCGCTGGCGCCGGATCGCGATGTGTTCTCGCGTGACGAGATGGTCGCGGCGTTCGACGTGGCGGACGTCAACCCGAACCCGGCCCGCTTCGACCAGAAGAAGGCCGACGCGATCAATGCGGACCACATCCGCCTGCTCTCGGAGGACGACTTCGAGTCGCGGATCCTGCCCTATCTCATCGCGGGCGGAGCGCTCCCGGTGGAGCCGAACGAGCAGCAGCTCGATATCGTGCGTCGGGCCGTGCCCCTCGTGCAGAGCCGGATCACCGTGCTCTCGGACGTCGTCGGGCTCATGGGATTCCTCTTCACGTCGACCGACTCCCTCGTCTACGAGGAGGACGCGCTGAAGTCGCTGAAGGACGACGCGCCGCAGGTGCTCTCGGCGAGCATCGAGGCGCTCGAGGCCGTTCCGGCCGAGGACTGGCAGACCGAGCGCATCCAGGGAGCGCTGCAGGCGGCCCTCATCGACGGCCTCGGGCTCAAGCCGCGCCTCGCCTTCGGGCCGCTGCGCGTCGCTGCATCGGGGCGGCGCGTCTCGCCGCCGCTCTTCGAATCGTTCGAGCTGCTGGGCCGCGACGAGTCGCTCGCTCGTCTGCGTCGGCTCGCAGCGCAGCTCTCGGGCCGGGAGTAGCCGTGTCAGCCGCGGATCACCGGGAGCCGTTGCCCCCGATCGACGGCGACCAGCCGCCGCGCGTCGGCGTCGCGATCGTCGGCGGCGGCCCCGCCGGGCTCTCGGCCGGGCTGCAGCTGGTGCGCGCGAACCGGCGCATCGCGATCCTCGATTCGAACCGACCGCGGCACTCCGCGACGCTGCAGTCGCACGGGTTCCTGACTCGGGACGGGGCGTCTCCGCTCGAACTGCGCCGCCTCGGCCGCGAGGAGTTCGAGGCCTACCCCACCGCGGTGTTCTCGCAGGCGATGACACGCGAGGTGATCCCGCTCTCGGCCGATGAGGCGATCGCCGTCGGATTCCCCGACGGCATCGGCTTCCGGGTGCGGGGCACCGGGATCCGCGGCGCCGCCGACGTCGATTACATCGCGCGCAGGGTGCTCCTCGCGGCGGGCCTCACGGAAGAACTGCCGGCGCTGCCCATGATCCGCGCCTACTACGGCACCGCTCTGCACAGCTGCGTCGAGTGCGACGGCTTCGAGAAGACCGACAAGCCGCTCGTGCTGATCGGCGAGACGAGCGACGTGTTCGCGCGCGCCCTGCTCATCAGCCGCTTCAGCTCCGACCTCATCGTCTTCACGAACGGCGCCGACACGGTGCGCCCCGAGCAGGAGGCCCAGCTCGCCTCCATCGGCATTCGCGTCGAGCGCAGGGCCATCGACGACGTGGTGGGCGAGCGAGCCGAGATGACGGGCGTACGAATGGCCGACGGCGAGGTGATCCCTCGCGTGGGCGGTTTCGTGCGCCCGCGCTGGCACGCTCCCGTGGAGTTCATGGGCGACCTGCAGCTCGATCGCGACGACTGGGGCCTGGTGACGGTCGACGAACGGGGGGAGACCTCCGTGCGCGGCGTCTACGCCGTCGGCGACATCGTGCCGCCGGGTCCCCAGCAGCTGATCATCGCCGCGGGCAACGGGGCGAGGGTCGCGGCCAAATTGAACATGGACATGATCCGAGGCATGCTCGGGGTGGGACTGATCGATGAGTGAGACGCAGCAGATGAACGCCGCACAGGGATCCGACGATCCGGTGAAGTACCTGACACCCGGGGCCCGCGCGGCCGCGGCGGGAGGGCGCTACGCGACGATCTCGGCGGTGTTCGTCGGCATCCTGCTGATCTCGAACGTGGTCGCGGTGAAGCCGATCGCGTTCGGGGCGATCCCCCTCGGAGAGTTCTCGCTTCCCCTCGTCTTCGACGGCGGGGTGTTCCTCTTCCCGCTCGCATACATCCTGGGTGACGTGCTCGCCGAGGTCTACGGGCTGAAGGCGTCGCGTCGAGCGATCTTCACCGCGTTCGCCCTCGCGCTTGTGGCCTCGCTGACCATTCTCGCGGTGCAGGTGTCGCCCCCGGCCGACGGCTGGGAGAACCAGGAGGCCTTCTCGGCGGTGCTCGGTTTCGTGCCGCGCATCGTGGCGGCGAGCCTGGTCGCGTTCCTGGGCGGCCAGCTGCTGAACGCGTGGGTGCTGGATCGCATGCGCCGTCGCACCTCGGGCCGATTCCTGCGGACGCGCCTGATCGCCTCGACCGTCGCCGGGCAGTTGATCGACACGCTGCTGTTCTGCACCATCGCGTTCGCCGGGGTCATCACGGGTCTCGACTTCGTGATGTACGTCGTGCTCGGCTACGTGGTGAAGGTGCTCGCCGAGGTCGTGCTGCTGCCGGTGACGACGCGCGTGATCCGAGCGGTCCGGGCGGCCGAGGAGCGCTCAGCCTAGTCTCCGTTCGACCTGCGACGTCCCGCCGCTGCTCCCCGGGGCGTTTCGCGTATGCCGGCCTCGCCGCCGTGCTCGGGTCAGCCGGCGTAGCGGGATGCCGCCTCGCGTGCGAATTCGAGGCCGTACTGGCGGCCCAGGATCTCCTCGCGCAGCTCGACGAAGGTGCCGTCGATGATCGACTGGCGGATCCGCTCGACCAGACGCACGATGAATCGTTCGTTGTGGATGGTCGCGAGCGTCGAGCCGAGCATCTCCTTCGACTTGAAGAGATGGTGGAGGTAGGCCGCGGTGTAGTTCTCGCAGGTGTAGCAGTCGCACTCGGGGTCGAGCGGTTCGAAGCGCCGCCGCTGCGTGGCCGCCTTGGCGTTGATCCGTCCGCTGCTCGAGTACATCGTGCCGCCGCGCGCCTGGCGCGATGGGGCGACGCAGTCGAACGTGTCGGCCCCCGCCGCGATGCCGGCGAAGAGGTCGTCGGGCTCCGAGATCCCGAGCAGGTGGCGCGGCTTGTGCTCGGGGAGCTCCTCGCTCACCCAGCCGCAGATGGTGCCGAGCTCGGCCTTCTCGAGGGCGCCGCCGATTCCGAACCCGTCGAACTCCTGCTCGTGCGCTTCGGCGCCCCGCATCTCGGCGAGGCCCCGGGCCGCCTTGCGACGGAGGTCCTCGTACTGGGCGCCCTGCACCACGCCGAACAGCGCCTGATAGGGGCGGTGCGACCGCTCGGCGGTCTGGCGGGCGTGCTCGTCGAGGCACCGCACGGCCCACCGAGCGGTGCGATCCACGGAATCCTCCTGATACGCGCGAGTGTTGAGCAGCGTCGTGCACTCGTCGAAGGCGAAGATGATGTCGGCGCCGAGCTGGTGCTGGATCCGCATGGACACCTCGGGCGTGAAGCGGTGGCGGTCGCCGTTGAGGAAGGACTTGAAGGTCACGCCGTCCTCGTCGACGTGCGCGAGCCGCTCCTTGTTCTTCGCGATCACGTCGTCGCTCTGGTGCATTCCCTCGGTCATCGAGATGACTTTCTTGAAGCCGACCCCGAGCGACATCACCTGGAACCCGCCGGAGTCGGTGAAGGTTGGGCCGTGCCAGTTCATGAACTTGCCGAAGCCGCCCGCCTCGTCCACGATGTCGCTCCCGGGCTGCAGGAACAGGTGGTACGCGTTCGCGAGTACCGCCTGGCCGCCGAACTGCTTCACGGTCTCGGGAAGCACCGCTTTCACCGTGGCTTTCGTTCCGACGGGAATGAACGCCGGGGTCTGGATGTCGCCGTGGGGCGTGCGGATCGTGCCCGCTCGGCCGAGCGGGCGGCCGTCGCTGCCCTGTACCCCGCCATGCTCGAGACGGCGCTCCACGGTGAAGCCGAAATCGGCGGGGGAGGGAGGGACGGGGGGCGAGGTCTGCTCAGTCACGACCTCCATCTAAGCAGGGGAGAGCGTCCTCTCGCCTGAAGCCCGCGTCTTGCGGCGGGGCGGCGCGCCCGGGGAACGCGACCGGAGGTGTGGAGGGGGTGGGTTTTGAGTGTTGCAGCGCTGTTGAGTGCTGGTGTGGGGTGGTGTTTGTTTGGGGGTGGGTTTGGCGGTTTGGTGCGGGGACACGCCCGGGGTGTGTGTGGTTGTTGTGGTGGGTGGGGGTTGGGCGTAATGTATTCCCTTGTCAGCGCGACGGAGCGGGACGCGGAAGCGGCCCGGATCGGTTGCGAATCGGATCTCACGAGGATCACCCCGCGAGGGACTTGATGAAGTCTGCTCGGGAGTGTAAAGTGAGACTCTCGATCTCACCACTGAGGTCTCATCCCGATGAGGATGGGATTCTGATGCTCGTTCGTCTGAACGAGTCGGATTTGCGTGGAGCAGGTTCGGGTGGTAAGTTGGACAGGTTGCTGTTCGGAAGGCCGTTGGGTTGGTACGGGTGGTGTCTGGTCTTTGAGAACTCAATAGTGTGCACTTGATTGTTTTATGCCAATTATTTTGTTGCCGGCATTGACTGTTGTGGTTGGTGTTGGTGATGTTTTTTGGACAATGGATTGAATGTCAGTTGATGTTTGGTCTTTTTTGTCAGGTCAGACTCGTGAGCGCGGCGGCTTATTCCGTTGTCGTGTTCGCATTTGTTTTTTACGGAGAGTTTGATCCTGGCTCAGGACGAACGCTGGCGGCGTGCTTAACACATGCAAGTCGAACGCTGAAGCTCCCTGCTTGCAGGGGGTGGATGAGTGGCGAACGGGTGAGTAACACGTGAGTAACCTGCCCCTGACTCTGGGATAAGCGCTGGAAACGGTGTCTAATACTGGATACGCGCACTGGTCGCATGGCCTGGTGCGGGAAAGATTTATCGGTTGGGGATGGACTCGCGGCCTATCAGCTGGATGGTGGGGTAATGGCTCACCATGGCGACGACGGGTAGCCGGCCTGAGAGGGTGACCGGCCACACTGGGACTGAGACACGGCCCAGACTCCTACGGGAGGCAGCAGTGGGGAATATTGCACAATGGGCGCAAGCCTGATGCAGCAACGCCGCGTGAGGGATGACGGCCTTCGGGTTGTAAACCTCTTTTGTCAGGGAAGAAGCCTTTGGGTGACGGTACCTGGAGAAAAAGCACCGGCTAACTACGTGCCAGCAGCCGCGGTAATACGTAGGGTGCAAGCGTTGTCCGGAATTATTGGGCGTAAAGAGCTCGTAGGCGGCTTGTCGCGTCTGCCGTGAAAGCCCGAGGCTCAACTTCGGGTCTGCGGTGGGTACGGGCAGGCTAGAGTGCGGTAGGGGAGATTGGAATTCCTGGTGTAGCGGTGGAATGCGCAGATATCAGGAGGAACACCGATGGCGAAGGCAGATCTCTGGGCCGTAACTGACGCTGAGGAGCGAAAGCATGGGGAGCGAACAGGATTAGATACCCTGGTAGTCCATGCCGTAAACGTTGGGAACTAGATGTAGGGCCTGTTCCACGGGTTCTGTGTCGTAGCTAACGCATTAAGTTCCCCGCCTGGGGAGTACGGCCGCAAGGCTAAAACTCAAAGGAATTGACGGGGGCCCGCACAAGCGGCGGAGCATGCGGATTAATTCGATGCAAC
This DNA window, taken from Leucobacter tenebrionis, encodes the following:
- a CDS encoding NAD(P)/FAD-dependent oxidoreductase, with amino-acid sequence MSAADHREPLPPIDGDQPPRVGVAIVGGGPAGLSAGLQLVRANRRIAILDSNRPRHSATLQSHGFLTRDGASPLELRRLGREEFEAYPTAVFSQAMTREVIPLSADEAIAVGFPDGIGFRVRGTGIRGAADVDYIARRVLLAAGLTEELPALPMIRAYYGTALHSCVECDGFEKTDKPLVLIGETSDVFARALLISRFSSDLIVFTNGADTVRPEQEAQLASIGIRVERRAIDDVVGERAEMTGVRMADGEVIPRVGGFVRPRWHAPVEFMGDLQLDRDDWGLVTVDERGETSVRGVYAVGDIVPPGPQQLIIAAGNGARVAAKLNMDMIRGMLGVGLIDE
- the tgt gene encoding tRNA guanosine(34) transglycosylase Tgt, producing MEVVTEQTSPPVPPSPADFGFTVERRLEHGGVQGSDGRPLGRAGTIRTPHGDIQTPAFIPVGTKATVKAVLPETVKQFGGQAVLANAYHLFLQPGSDIVDEAGGFGKFMNWHGPTFTDSGGFQVMSLGVGFKKVISMTEGMHQSDDVIAKNKERLAHVDEDGVTFKSFLNGDRHRFTPEVSMRIQHQLGADIIFAFDECTTLLNTRAYQEDSVDRTARWAVRCLDEHARQTAERSHRPYQALFGVVQGAQYEDLRRKAARGLAEMRGAEAHEQEFDGFGIGGALEKAELGTICGWVSEELPEHKPRHLLGISEPDDLFAGIAAGADTFDCVAPSRQARGGTMYSSSGRINAKAATQRRRFEPLDPECDCYTCENYTAAYLHHLFKSKEMLGSTLATIHNERFIVRLVERIRQSIIDGTFVELREEILGRQYGLEFAREAASRYAG
- the gltX gene encoding glutamate--tRNA ligase is translated as MSTSTVPQFSTATGSDVRVRFCPSPTGTPHVGMVRTALFNWAYARHTGGTFVFRIEDTDAARDSEESYGQILDSLRWLGLDWDEGIDVGGPHGPYRQSQRGEIYQDVIARLIEAGYLYESYSTADEIDARNEAAGRPKQLGYDNHDRDLTDEQREAFRAEGRQPALRFRVPDTDLSFTDLVRGDISFPAGSTIDFVVVRPNGAPLYTLVNPVDDALMGITHVLRGEDLLSSTPRQIALHSALVELGIEQAIPQFGHLPYVMGEGNKKLSKRDPESNLLNHRSRGFIPEGLLNYLSLLGWSLAPDRDVFSRDEMVAAFDVADVNPNPARFDQKKADAINADHIRLLSEDDFESRILPYLIAGGALPVEPNEQQLDIVRRAVPLVQSRITVLSDVVGLMGFLFTSTDSLVYEEDALKSLKDDAPQVLSASIEALEAVPAEDWQTERIQGALQAALIDGLGLKPRLAFGPLRVAASGRRVSPPLFESFELLGRDESLARLRRLAAQLSGRE
- a CDS encoding queuosine precursor transporter codes for the protein MSETQQMNAAQGSDDPVKYLTPGARAAAAGGRYATISAVFVGILLISNVVAVKPIAFGAIPLGEFSLPLVFDGGVFLFPLAYILGDVLAEVYGLKASRRAIFTAFALALVASLTILAVQVSPPADGWENQEAFSAVLGFVPRIVAASLVAFLGGQLLNAWVLDRMRRRTSGRFLRTRLIASTVAGQLIDTLLFCTIAFAGVITGLDFVMYVVLGYVVKVLAEVVLLPVTTRVIRAVRAAEERSA
- a CDS encoding MFS transporter: MSGTAGPGARAEERAARGRESVDAVLDPDRRSLVQRRTVLVLSAGTVLSGFGTGASLSVGALVLAELSGNEAISGLSSALFNAGAAVAGIPLARIAARRGRRAALVTGSGIAALGALIAIIAGAVHAWPLFAAGVALVGVSSAVSLLARFAATDLALPNDRARDLSFVVWSITIGAVIGPNLITPGEAVGRALGILPLAGVFLFALAAQVLAALVNWFGLRPDPLLAARLLPPETASTPVITASSSGESAEAGDAVAAGTDRGAATGAGSPRARWLVIVGIAMAQAIMVALMAMTPLHIMHHEGTAALVGITISMHIAGMYALSPVFGTLASRFGRPRVLWLGWALLACAVVLSYIAGPSQILVQIALTTLGLGWSAVTVAGAALLTELTPSTVRPKWQGRSDTIMSASGAVAGVLAGVVFALGDFAFLALVSAVFLVLGALATLWGRR
- a CDS encoding LysR family transcriptional regulator — encoded protein: MSTQRTADPLGSIDSTELRILHALATTGSLTAAAVSLGLSQPAVSQRIKRVETRLAVPLIERSGRGIRLTPAGRILADHGRTVVAEIDAALAAIDDLRGERAGTLRMVGFPSASATLVPALMRGLAVDAPDVALQYREAEPPAATAMLRDGEVDCALIFDYEGAAELPAGSAFLPLWREEVRLVVSDDRASGEAAVKLGEFSADHWIAGCEKCRGHLLSAAGEAGFEPDIIQETDNVPAMLAMAAAGGAVALVPGLALAAARTLPDDAVALPLDPPRYRTIGLVSMATANESPQVRLAKRLLAGVDGSCWGLEPVA
- a CDS encoding aminotransferase class V-fold PLP-dependent enzyme, which encodes MNTASAAQSPADSRSAAQPAPLPIAELGFSAPPGYLSACTAGLPTAATAAAMRGFIDDWAAGRADARALGGQAERCREHYARLAGVAVDRVALGSQASQLVSVVASSVPDGAEVLCAAGDFASLAHPLEQLAHRGVRVRYAPVSRLAEELRTDTALVAFSLVQSATGEVADAEAIRAAAEQVGARTLVDLTQSLGWLPVGADPFDFTVCHAYKWLCAPRGTAFLTVRAGLDEQLVPLAAGWYSADDVWSSCYTDHMPLAAGAGRFDVSPAWPALGGTEAALGALAALDPRAVHAHDLELANAAREVLDLPAGDSAIVTWADPDGTALAALTAGGITASGRAGNARIAFHLWNTADDVELLARALGR